In one Planktothrix tepida PCC 9214 genomic region, the following are encoded:
- a CDS encoding DUF4349 domain-containing protein, with protein sequence MNTNQMGSRTASKLGFCLGLMVSVLALSSCSQANKATMSSPASAPLAPADTREMANSAPEQTTPEPKKQSQLIKRAQLTLVVESIHQTTESITAIIQKQQGDILKFEAQKSPDNSQRQTAYLEFRVPQQRLETTLNALAKLGTVENQMITAEDVSDQLVDFQARLRNLRKSEEMILKIMERSGSVGDVLKAANELSTIRESIERIDAQLRNLQNQVAYSTISLTLESPVSAASTSDNLGLRIQETWGSATHTMGEFTWLLVGLTLWLLAFSPYLLLLGSAVYGYRWYRQNKIK encoded by the coding sequence ATGAATACTAATCAAATGGGCTCTCGGACAGCATCAAAGCTAGGATTTTGTCTAGGATTAATGGTATCAGTTTTAGCTTTATCCAGTTGCAGTCAGGCGAATAAAGCGACAATGAGTTCTCCCGCTAGTGCGCCTTTAGCCCCAGCAGATACCCGCGAAATGGCTAATTCTGCACCGGAACAAACGACCCCAGAACCTAAAAAACAATCTCAACTGATTAAACGTGCTCAATTGACCTTAGTAGTGGAATCAATTCATCAAACGACAGAATCAATTACTGCTATTATCCAGAAACAGCAAGGAGATATTTTAAAATTTGAAGCTCAAAAATCTCCCGATAATAGTCAGCGTCAAACGGCTTATTTAGAGTTTAGAGTTCCTCAACAACGGTTAGAAACAACGTTAAATGCGTTAGCAAAATTAGGAACGGTGGAAAATCAAATGATTACAGCCGAGGATGTTTCCGATCAATTAGTCGATTTTCAAGCTCGACTACGAAATTTACGCAAATCGGAAGAAATGATCTTAAAAATTATGGAACGTTCGGGTTCCGTTGGGGATGTTCTCAAAGCCGCGAATGAATTAAGTACCATTCGGGAATCCATTGAACGCATTGATGCTCAATTAAGAAATTTACAAAATCAAGTTGCTTATTCCACAATTAGTTTAACCCTTGAATCGCCCGTTTCTGCTGCTTCTACTTCTGATAATTTGGGATTAAGAATACAAGAAACTTGGGGAAGCGCAACTCATACAATGGGAGAATTTACTTGGTTATTAGTAGGATTAACTTTATGGTTATTAGCCTTTAGTCCTTATTTATTGCTTCTGGGAAGCGCAGTTTATGGTTATCGTTGGTATCGTCAAAATAAAATAAAATAA
- a CDS encoding RuBisCO accumulation factor 1: protein MTQTPQNPSDSLSATPDSSTDTVNLIQLLRRKQGNWVEWGEACAQLQKSGYNPQQIFEETGFEPIQQNQVIVAAQVFSSLVKGNLALEIQSYFQRKGSDILYEFRILNQAERVRASEFANQRQLDADEAKELAKAIKEFSRFSTAPDGFSHHPGDILAYYAWKASRQHHDLQQRSRLIAKGLKYVHSQTAREKIEQLLTDFSVTTKRSAPRLPIYRLETEEDIPRLIPVAGEFPISLSDFNAVPLMEEIGTFRMVKSSGNAAWVAVPGWQVVMKAEDPVAILGNSANLPHPLPNKSEPVLMIVDRAQREWDTDAYFLVEGSEYLELQWFDENPSILLLGKLLLVVRPKKVLDEDQIHDVWQTDE from the coding sequence ATGACTCAAACACCACAGAATCCTTCTGATTCTCTCTCCGCGACACCAGATTCTTCGACGGACACAGTAAATTTAATACAGTTATTACGTCGTAAACAAGGAAATTGGGTCGAGTGGGGTGAAGCTTGTGCTCAATTACAAAAATCCGGTTACAATCCCCAACAAATTTTTGAGGAAACCGGGTTTGAACCCATTCAACAAAATCAAGTGATTGTGGCGGCACAGGTTTTTAGCTCTTTAGTCAAAGGCAATTTAGCACTTGAAATTCAATCTTATTTTCAACGCAAAGGAAGTGATATTTTATATGAATTTCGGATTCTGAACCAAGCGGAACGAGTCAGGGCTTCAGAATTTGCAAATCAGCGTCAATTAGATGCCGATGAAGCGAAAGAATTAGCAAAAGCAATCAAAGAATTTTCTCGATTTTCGACTGCTCCAGACGGTTTTTCTCATCATCCTGGGGATATTTTAGCTTATTACGCTTGGAAAGCCTCACGACAACATCATGATTTACAACAACGCTCACGGTTAATTGCAAAGGGGTTAAAATATGTTCATTCCCAAACCGCCAGAGAAAAAATTGAACAACTGTTAACCGATTTTTCAGTTACGACAAAACGCTCTGCTCCTCGTTTACCGATTTATCGTTTAGAAACGGAAGAAGATATCCCTCGTTTAATTCCAGTTGCGGGTGAATTTCCGATTTCATTATCGGACTTTAATGCTGTTCCTTTAATGGAAGAAATCGGTACATTTCGTATGGTTAAATCGTCAGGAAACGCCGCCTGGGTAGCTGTTCCAGGATGGCAAGTGGTGATGAAAGCAGAAGATCCCGTTGCCATTTTAGGAAATAGTGCTAATTTACCCCATCCCTTACCGAATAAATCGGAACCTGTTTTAATGATTGTAGATCGCGCTCAACGGGAATGGGATACTGATGCCTATTTCTTAGTAGAAGGCTCCGAGTATTTAGAATTACAATGGTTTGATGAAAACCCGTCAATCTTATTACTCGGAAAATTGCTTTTGGTAGTCCGCCCCAAAAAAGTATTAGATGAGGATCAAATTCATGATGTTTGGCAAACTGATGAATAA